The Penaeus vannamei isolate JL-2024 chromosome 4, ASM4276789v1, whole genome shotgun sequence genome segment agatgtatatatatatacatatatacatatatgtatatatatatatatatatatatatatagatgtatatatatacatatatacatatatgtaaatatatatatatatatatatatatatatatatatatatatataaatgtgtatatatatatatatatatatataatatatatatatatacatatatatatatttatatatacatatatttatatatacatatatatatatatatatatatatatatatatatatatatatatatatatatatatatatatatatatatatatatatatatatatatatatataatatatatatatatatatattatatatatatatatatatatatatatatatatatatatatatatatatatatatatatatatatatatatatatatatatatatatatatatatatatatatatatatatatataatatatacatacatatatatatatatatatatatatatatatatatatatatatatatatacataaatacatacatatacacatatatatatatgcatatatatatacatatatatatatatctatatatatatatctatatatatataatatatgtacatatatatatatatatatatatatatacatatatatatatatttatatatatattcatatatatatttatatatatatatatatatatatatatatatatatatatatatacatatataaatatatgtatatgtgtatatgtatatatatgtatatatatatatatatatatatatatatatatatatatatatatatatatatatatatatatatatatatatatacatatatatatatatatatatatatatatatatatatatatatatatatatatatatatatatatatatatatatatatatatatatatatatatatatatatatatatatatatatatatatatatatatatatatatatatatatatatatatatatatatatatatatatatatatatatatatatatatatatatatatatatatatatatatatatatatatatatatatatatatatatatatatatatatacatatatatatatatacatatatatatatgtatatatatatatatatatatatatatatatatatatatatatatatatatatatatatatatatatatatatatttatatatatgtgtgtgtgtgtgtgtgtgtattatatatatatatatatatatatatatatatatatatatatatatatatatatatatatatatatataatatatatctatatctatatctatatctgtatctacatatatatacatatatatatacatatatatataatatatatctatatctatatctatatctgtatctacatatatatacatatatatatacatataaataaataaataaatatatatatatgtatgtatatatatatatatatatatatatatatatatatatatatatatatatatatatatacatgtatatatatactacatatatacatatatgtatttatatctatatatatatatatgtatataaatatatatacacacacatgtatatacatatatatatgtatatatatgtaaatatatatatatatatatatatatgtacatatacacacacacacacacacacacacacacacacacatatatatatatatatatatatatatatatatatatatatatatatatataaatatatatatatatatatatatatatatatatatatatatatatgtacatatatatatatactatatatatatatatatatatgtattatatatataatatctatatctatatctatatctattatctatctatctatctatctatttatatatatatatatatttatatatatatgtgtatatatgtgtgtatatatatatatatatatatatatatatatatatatatatatatatatatatatatatatatgcacgaatcTAATCCATATAATAGATTTTGGAAAGATCATCATCAGATGTAAAAAGCATCAACCCGCTCGacacggaaaggaagagagaggcaccGGGTCTGCTCGTCCTGattaatcgcccccccccccctatggccATGCCACTTTGATTAATTTTTGGCACCGAGTTCCATGAAAATTCCTTTCAACATCCCGATTCTGTCTGCCGTAGTAGAGGTAAATCAGTGTATGTAAATCAAACTTTAACTCTCAAGCGACTTGCTTTCACGACAGATATCATCACGAAGGTAAACGGGACGCCCTTCTCTTtggattcctccctctttccccctccctctattctttctttctttccctctctttagaaaccaatttctctctctctctatgtatatatatatatatatatttttttacttttttttttttttttttactttttatactcTAAACGTAATACTATTGCTATGACTGTTCCGCTCACTGAATTGCCACGGTGTGCCACATCAATGCGAAGGGGCCAACGACCCGCCGGGGAAGGACAGACATTcggcgccatctgcagcgtgacccgagacgggggcgtcctcggctaactgttaggtcacagcgccatctgcgacggccctcgtcacggctcacgcgaccaatgattgccatctgcagcgtgacccgagacgggggcgtcctcggctaactgttaggtcacagcgccatctgcgacggccctcgtcacggctcacgcgaccaatgattggcatctgcagcgtgacacgagacgggggcgtcctcggctaactgttaggtcacagcgccatctgcgacggccctcgtcgcgcctcacgccagcaatgattggcatctgcagcgtgacacgagacgggggcgtcctcggctaactgttaggtcacagcgccatctgcgacggccctcgtcgcgcctcacgccagcaatgattggcatctgcagcgtgacacgagacgggggcgtcctcggctaactgttaggtcacagcgccatctgcgacggcccctgtcgcgcctcacgccagcagtgattggcatctgcagcgtgacacgagacgggggcgtcctcggctaactgttaggtcacagcgccatctgcgacggccctcgtcccgcctcacgccagcaatgattggcatctgcagcgtgacacgagacgggggcgtcctcggctaactgttaggtcacagcgccatctgcgacggccctcgtcgcgcctcacgcgaccaatgattggcatctgcagcgtgacacgagacgggggcgtcctcggctaactgttaggtcacagcgccatctgcgacggccctcctcGCGCCTCACGCGACCAATGAttggcatctgcagcgtgacccgagacgggggcgtcctcggctaactgttaggtcacagcgccatctgcgacggccctcgtcgcgcctcacgccagcaatgattggcatctgcagcgtgacccgagacgggggcgtcctcggctaactgttaggtcacagcgccatctgcgacggccctcgtcgcgcctcacgcgaCCAATGATGGCCGAAACTTGCTCAGTTTGCCCGCAGGCGTGAACTGAGGCCAAACTGGCCTCAGTTCCTTCGCGGCACCTCAAACCCATAATCACGGCACTCCGACGCCAGCCGCTCCCAGACATCATCCAGCTGAGGACGAGCGTCGTGGTGGTAACTCCTGCAACTCTCCGCGAGCTCTACGATGTCCTCCGGGATGTCAGTCCTATCTGCGAAGAGATCGCTCAGGATCATCCCCAATCCCGGGAGGTCGCACTCGGCGCTGATGGGCTCACCAGTGGACAAGCAGGAACAATACCATGTGGATTCCTTATCCATCTCCATATTGTGGAACCGGTGACCCACGTGGCACGCAAAACCGAAGTCGATGATGTGGACGGATTTAATCTCGTGCTTCGAGTTGAAACTGACAGTAACATTGTCACTCTTGAGATCGCAGTGGACGATGTCTTTCTCGTGAATTTCTTAAAGGCGCTCAGTTATGCGTAGGGCCAGGGTCATGACTGATTATATCGACAGCTCATTATCAGAATCACATAAATGACTTTCTAAAGTGTTTGACCCACTGTAGGTCATGAGTATGGCATGGGGTTTTGAGCACAAACCTAGCGGAACGGGAGCTCCCCCTGCGCCCTCTAGCTCGGCCATCAGTTTGGCTTCTTACGCGAACTCAGAAGCGCTTATGCAGGCCTTTCCGAGCTTCACGACGCACTTCTGGCGTTTATACGTCACGGAATGCACTTTTCCGTAGGTTCCCTCTCCAAGGAGCTCTAAGGAGCGATCCTTAAGGAGATCCTAGACCACCTTCTTCGTCAGTGTAGGGACGGTCATTCTGACTCGTTCTTCCTGCCGGCGAAGATGAAGGGGCGCTAAACGACCTTTCTTGTCATACGAACCGATGTGCGGGAGGATTAGCTCTGCGTACGGAACTAAGGGTGTGACGCGTGTAGCAACTGCGCGCGCgcgagcgggtgtgtgtgtgtatgtgtgtgtttgtgtgtatgtaaataggtgtgtctatgtgcgtttcttagtgtatgtatgtgtgcatccttacatttgtgtatatatatgtaaatatgtgtactttatatacatacatacatatatatatatatatatatatatatatatatatatatatatatatatatatatatatatatatatatatatgtgtgtgtgtgggtgtgtttctgtttgcgttagtatgtgtctgtttgtgttagtgttagtgtgtgtgtgtgtttgtgttagtgtgtgcgtgtatgactgtgtgtgtttgtgtgagtgtgtgtgtgtgtgtgtttgtgtgactgtgtgtgtgactgtgtgttagtgtgtgtgtgtttgtgttagtgtgtgtgtttgtgtttgtgtgagtgtgtgtgtgtatgactgtgtgtgtttgtgtgagtgtgtgtgtgtgtgtgtgtttgtgtgactgtgtgtttgtgtttttgttagtgtgtgtgtttgtgtgagtgtgtgtgtttgtgtgttagtgttagtgtgtgtgtttgtgtgagtgtgtgtgtgactgtgtgtatgtgtgtttgttctagtgtgtgtatgtgtgtttgtgttggtgtgtgtgtgtgtgtttgtgttaatgtgtgtatgtttttgtgttagtgcgtgtgtgtttgtgttagtgtgtgtgtgtgtgtttgtgtgactgtgtgtgtgtgagtgtgtgttagtgtgtgtgtgtttgtgtgagtgagtgtgtgtttgtgtgagtgtgtgtgtgtgcctgtgttagtgtgtggctgtgtttgtgtttgtgttcgtgtgtgtttgtgttagtgtgtgtgtgtgtttgtgttagtgtgtgtgtgtttgtgttagtgtgtgtgtgtttgtgttagtgttacacgaaaacgtatatatatatatatatatatatatatatatatatatatatatatatatatatatatgtatatatttacacatttatatatatatatatatatgtatgtatgtaggtatatgtatatgtacacacacacacacacacacacacacacacacacacacacacacacacacacacacacacatatatatatatatatatatatatatatatatatatatatatatatatatatatatatatgcatacatatattatcatcactttgactagcatttttatcattattgttattagtattacatttattatagttattattatcattattgttatccttatcgtcattattatcgccattgcaattatcatcattagtatgcatattattattatcataatcattattataattaatataaccattatcattataatcattaccattgttattatcattattgttatcatcatcatcaccatcattatcattattatcatcactatcatcattatcattatgaccaaaaAATCAATGTATCTCATAGATGTTTTAAAgaatgcaaaatgcaaaaaaaaaaaaaagaaaagagaattaaaagaataaaaaataatcgaaaaaaagtaaatgaaagtcggaaaagtgagagataaagaaagataaaataaaaagtgaaagcgAGAAGCTGAACAGATATAGAAGTtgtgtaaagaaaagaagagaaaagaaaacatgaaaacgaaaaagggagaaatggaaaggataTATAAAGgatttggtaataataataaaaaagatatatatgtatatatatatatgtaaatgtatatgtatttgtgtatatgtatatgtatatgtatatgtgtacatgtatatgtatatattgttacaaaaagGCATATTATAACAAATAACAAGTGTGTTTTGCGTTCGTGGCGACGAAAACCCCGCCAAAATATATGGATGATCGGGGTgtcgaaaagcccgccaaaacatGCCGTCGTGTGATTGGCTGCCAGCAAGTGGAACGAGAATCCGGCGCGGTGATTGGCTGCCGGAGGTGAGTGGCGGGTGTGCAAGAAGATGGAGAGCGATCACGTTCTGGATGTTAGCTGTAACCTGGAGATTGTTTTATACACTGAAGGAAGAGTGTTCTGTTACGGTGGATATGACGTGCCGAAGTAGTTTGTGTGTACAGAGTGACCGTAGTTCTACGATGTATGACAGTATAAATAAACTGAAATGCTACCAGCCTGCCTTTTAAACATCCCCGCCATTTTTATTCGGCGCGAACACTCGTCAGAGGCTGCTCACCCAGCCCAGTAAGACAGGAAGTAAATGAGTGCAGCATCCTGACAGGTAGTGATTTGTTTCACGGCACTTAGGACTGGTGAACCTGTCTGTGCGTGACCTGTCTACCTGGGAAGAGCGGCCCCTCATTGGGCGCCAAGAGATACTTacgtaacaatatgtatatatgtatgtgtatatatatgtatgtatatatatatatatatatatatatatatgtatatgtatatatgtatgtgtgtgtatatatgtgtgtatatgggtgtgtatatatgtgtgtatatgggtgtgtgtgtgtgtgtgtatatatatatatatacacacacacacacacacacacacacacacacacacacacactcacacacacacacacacatcagctcCTTAATCAGGCAACACTActttctttcaacaatgcctccaaaaacaagtgggcagagtctatctatctatatcaatatgatGGGTATTGTCTTTTAATTGCGCATTTCCCGTAACCGCcggaaaagagacggagagagacggacgcAAGCACGTATGCTGTGCTGAAGAGCCCGCATTGTTGAGTGCGCGTGAAGAGTGCCACACCCTAGCTAGCCTTATGCCACCTTCCGAGTGCCATACTGCATCGATGTGTGTTTTTACTCATCAACAAGAGAAAGATGGACATTATAAACACTTCCACAATGGTGACCTTTCTAGTCCAGCTTGGCTTTAACATTCTGCGATACGACCACATTTCCATGGCTTCCAGTCTTATCCTCATAGTTGCACTCATGGTCCATGTTTCACTGCTATACAGTAATACTGACCATACGTAGCATTTCAATAATCTCAGTCTGGTACTTATCTTCACTCTTCTTTTAGTTAACACACTCTTCATCTTCTCAAATGCAGTCTTTGCCTGTCCAATTCCTGCTTTTGTATCTGCGTCACATCGTGCATCCGAAGTCACTCTAATTCCTAGGTCACAAAAAGACCCAACTTGCCCCAGCGTTTCCTCATGTACCTTGATTTGACACCTTGGAGGCAGTGCTCTCGTTGATGCAACTAAGCAAAAGGACTTGTTCTTATTTATACAAAGACCCATCCGGTCACTATGTTCAACTACCACATCCAGCAATTTCTGTAGCTTGTCCTCCGAGTCAGCCACTAGTGCTGTGTCATCTGCAAACCTTATATTATTGACATTTATTCCCTTAATTTTGACACCTTCAACATCTTCAATTTCTCTCATAATCTTCTCTGTGTTAAGCGAGAAAGGATTTGGTGACTACGTAGCTtcgtctcactcctctctcaacTCCAAGCCATTCACTTACTTCTCCATCAACTCTTACAGCCGCAGTTTGCTCCCAGTAGAGATTTCTGATGTTTTAATTCTCCTTCATCAATATCCAACTCTTCCAGCACTTCCATCAACTTTTCATGTCTGTCAAAAGCCTTAACATAACCtatgaaacacacatacaaatttttCTGTACTTGAATTGACctttccatcatcatcctcaacaaGTAGATGGCATTCCTTGTTCCCTCATCTTCAACATACCCATATTGCACCTCTCCAATTACacatttcgttcttcctttcactctgttAATCAGAACCCTTAGTAAAATCTTCGACATGTGGCTCATCAGACTAATCGCCCTGTGAAGTTCACACTTAACTGCTCCTGGTTTCTTTGGCATTGCAATGAACACTGACTTACACATCTGGAAATTTACCTTCATCCTATATTCTATTTGCCAACTTCGTTATCATTTCAACGCCAGAATCTTCCAGGGCgtctatcatttctattgctgTCTCATCAGGACCAGTTGCTTTACCACTTTTCATTTGCTTTATTGCTTTTGCTACCTCATCTTGTAAGATAGGTAAATTTTCACTATTCTTATGACCGGTTTTTCACCACGGTCATCTCCAAACAGCTCTTTCATGTATTCTTGCCACCTCTCTAGAATGTTCTTTTTCCATGATCAGTGTTCCATCTTTAGCTTCAATACACCTAGATGCATTACAGCCACCTTTCTTTCTACCAGTTACCTTCCTCACAAGACTATGGTCTTTTCCTGGATTCAATCTTgcaaacctttctctctcttcacattgATCATTCAACATCTTATCTTTTGcttcatcacatttttttcctgATTGCAATATTCAGCTGCTGATATTGttcattatttttcacttttcttcgtaCATCCATTAACTCCAAAATTTCGTCTGTCATCCATGACTTATTACTCTTAGGAGTATTCTTCGGTACCACTTCTGCCGTTTTTACTAATAccaatttcatattttcatataattcatttatttctacTTCCTCAtttacattttccatttttttgctgAACCAGTTCTTTGTATTCTGTTCTAAGCCTTCTATCCTTCTTCAATGCACTTAATTccaaattgtttttcttttttgacattttGAGTTTCTCTAACTTAATTCTAAAATTTCCTACAACTGGTACATGATCACTATCACAATCTGCAATGTAATCAATCAGATTCTTTGTTCTTCCATCTGGACTTTTCCAAGTCCACAGCCTTCTAGGATGCTCTTTGAACCACGGATTCAAAATTACTGTCATTTTGTTGGCACCATTCCATAAATCTTTCGCCAGGTTCTTTCTTTCCACCGTCCACAATTTCCCACAATTGATTGGTATCTATCTAGACGGACTTAAGCATTCGAATCCCCCATCACAGTCACCACTTCCCGCGATCCACACAGCTGAAGCTTAGCCTCTTCAACTTCTGAATAAAACcgtgtctatttcttcttccgtgCTACTACTCGTTGGGGACAGACACCTTAATAACAGCATAGTTAAATGGTTTTCCTTTCAGCttgatcattatcactctctGACACCGCATGAAAACCCATCAAGGATTTAGCTACTTCTTTTTGTAATAAAATACCGACTCCTGCTTCATGTACATCACTTTTGCCAGAGTACATCATAGTTACGTCATCTGATCTAAAAATACCTGACTGTCTGTCGAACTTCACTTAACCCCATTATGTCAATGTTcaatctcttcatctccttctttacaTTCTCAGATTTTCCTATTTGGTACAATGTACACACATTCCATGTTGCTAATCTGGACACCTTCCCTCCATTTAGAGCAGTAGCCTGATGACGGTCTGGTGTGTCCTGCTCTTTCAACAGCACTATACCGGACGAAGGACATATTAAACATGTCCCAATCACGTCGTTGAGCATTATTCCTTCAACTGACATCACTGGTagtaaacttgaaaaaaaaaaacactgaggtCCCCAATACTCTActgtatatgtcgagatcattatttattcgacatttaaaaaggtgcactgtttctgatttcaaaaatgtacgttcgtcactgaaacatttgtttatatattttcagaaatctaaaggcatatcaatatagcaaaattttgttttatatcaAAGAGTAAATAAtattactcatttataaatggcttGTATGATTAAATGCCAGTAATTCGTTTGGGGGAAAGCAACAAGTTCGCTATTATAACGATTTCTCGGCAGACTTATCCTTGCCTTCCTCCACGTAACAGGTAAGCtaagtgctggtattttaagtcgtgttttaccctcgtataatagattgtaatatttgataagtgtattaacgtagtagttaaatccctttgtattgatttatgatgattAAGACGAGTCCAGGCCTTCATCCATGTAGCAGAAAGGAGAAATGTTAGAGAATGCGGCGAGAACAGTCCATAATGTTTTattgccaggggaaaataatgctagttatttcgttatttttagtgatccgtagatacagtaacggaagtagccGCATGTGACAGGTCCGGGGGGTATCAAGGAATAGATACAGAGTGGAATTAGTTTTcagagcgaagtgtaagagaggaaaatggtaaaaaaaaagggaaggaagggaaatgatcggcttatgtccTATGTCGTGTGCGAGGGTTCTCGATTCTGTCtcgcgtatatatttttttattatgtttattaaaacgTCATTGATTCATATttagtgggaaaagggagggtaaatAGAATTAACTTTAGCTATGAAtggaattatttgagaatattggttATGTCTATTGATAAGATTTATAGATTGATATCCCATTTGTTCATTGGTTATTAAATAAGATATTAAGATATTTAAGATGTTTCTATGGCCGTTATAGTATTTAGCccacacttaacagaggaataaattcaTTCCCACGCCAACGAGCCTTAAGTTAGGTTATGCCACTAagaaatttaacggtacagtaattACAgttaagaataggcctacatttaaataaaattggcatatgaaaaaaaCACGCTAATATGTCATCGTTACAAAAATTGATTAGAATTGATTAGGACAAATGGGGTAAATTTTGCATATGAGAAATtcttatatgactatatatatatatatatatatatatatatatatatatatatatatataatatatgtatatatgtatatatatgtatgtatatatgtatatgtatatatatatgtatgtatatgtatatatatttatatatatatgtatatatatgtatgtatatatatatatatgtatatatatatatatatgtatatatatatgtatatatgtatatatatatgtatatatgtatatatatatgtatatatatgtatatatatatgtatatatatgtatatatatttatatatatatgtatatatatatgtatgtatatatatatatgtatatatatttatatatatatatatgtatatatatatgtatgtatatatatatatgtatgtatgtatatatgtatatatatatgtatatatatacttatgtatatatatatgtatgtatgtatatatgtatgtatatatatatatatgtatatatatacttatgtatatatatatacatatgtat includes the following:
- the LOC138861657 gene encoding uncharacterized protein, giving the protein MKVNFQMCKSVFIAMPKKPGAVKCELHRAISLMSHMSKILLRVLINRVKGRTKCVIGEVQYGYVEDEGTRNAIYLLRMMMERSIQVQKNLYVCFIGYVKAFDRHEKLMEVLEELDIDEGELKHQKSLLGANCGCKS